AGTAGCTCAGGTCTGATGTCAGTGATTCTGTTGAAGAAGATCTGTGTTCAGAAAAGTAAGACTGACATTCCAAAATCCATGTTCTAAACTGGGGGACCGGAGAGTCAGGGGAGAGGGTTCTGTACTCATCAAAAGAGCCAACTGACTCTGCGCTGCTCTCTCTGAATATCTCCAGACACACATCTGGATATTCTAGTTCCAGATGTGAAGAACTCACTGATTCAGGTGAGGATGATCTATGGCCTGTAAATGACAGATAATAATTACAACATTCAGATCTGAACTGGGGTATAGGAAAGTCAGGTGACAGGACTCTGTACTCATCAAGTGATGCTACAGACTCAGGTGAAGAAGGCCTTATGTCAGTGAACAAGTAATCAAGATAGATATCAGAATCATCTACCTCAGAAGTCACAGGTGACCATGATcgatcctctccctccatcatagtAAACTCAGCGTTTAGAGGACTGTACTCAGGTACTGGAGAATCAGGGGACAAAGGTCTGTGCTCATCCACAGATTCATAGGATTCTGGTGAATTGGAGTGGTAGTCTTCAGAAAATACAGAGGGGTAGTTAGGACTAAGGACACAGTCAGTATCCATAGCAACGAGGGCAGACTCATGACACTCCAGTGTTAGGGGTTCTAAGTACTCAATGATATTAGTAGCACTCTTTAGTGGGGACCTGGAGCCATCTGACCTTGATGTGAAAGACCTGCTGCCATCCAAGTCTATGACAGAATCAGGAGACAACACCATCTGTTTCATATGAGAGGAGTCACGTGACACTGCCCTATCAGCGCTCAATGACAAAACAGACTCAGGTGAGGACATCACCCCTGGTCCAATGGGTGAAAAACCCTGCCCAGATGCAGGTGAGGCATATTTCTTGTCAGACTCCATAGATGTTGGGGTTGAAGATTGTCTGTCTGGGAGTGCTGAGTGCCAAGTTATGCTGTGTTGGCTTATTGATATGAAGACGTGTGATGCGAAGGATTTTGGCTCAGAGATATAGGATGTTTTTGCTCTGACTATGACAGGATCAGTGTTTGGGTTCACAGTGTTGCAACTGAGCTGACACGGATGATCAGTTGAGTCATGTGCTATCTGAGTAGACCCAATGGTTTGAATAATGGATCCATCTTTAACCACCCTGCATTGAGTAACAGAAACGCTAGGCTTAGCTGTAGAAAAAACCTCTTCTGGCTCATCAATGAAGTGAAGCTCAGAATCCATGTGTTCTGGATGGGAACTGATAACTCCGAACAGCTGTTTGCACTCCTGACTTTTCTCCTGCCATGACCCATGAGGCTCAAGGCCCATCTCAACAGGAACACTAGGGACCTTTATTTCACTCTGACCCTCTGGGCAAGAGTGCTTTGGGCCTCTATTGTCTCTGGTGAAATGGTCAGGGTCACAGGTCTCTCGGGCAGGGTGGGCCGAACACATTTCCTTGAACCCACTCCAAAGTTCATTAAAGTCAGTCTCAGCCTGGTCAGACTCTGACAGGCTCAGACTAAAGTCCCTGATTGATATGGGGGATGACATCATGAGCAGGTCAGGTGACAGCCAGTGCCTATCAGGGGACGTTTTGCATCTGACATGGCGACCATCTTGAATGCTATTGTTGACGCCAGCTGGCAGGGGCCCAGTGGCACCTCCTGAGGGCTGAACTGGAACATTGTGGGTCCCCTGACCTGCTCTCCCCCTGTACTGGGGATCATACACGTGAGACGCAAGACTCCACAGACGTACTTCTCTTGGGTTGGGTGGAGGACTTACTTGCTCATCTATGTTGTCTAAGGCCTTTGACTCTTGTGTCATGACGTCCTCCGACGTCCACACATTAGGGTTCagttcacttaaaaaaaaaaaatatgaaaggaGACAAAGTTATAAGTGATCTCTAAATCTTGTTTGTATATTTTGAACAAGAAAAGGTGTTCTCAGCTGCATTCTTTATTTTTCATGATACTGTATGTCTTATCTATTGATAAACGTACTGTGGaatctccagctcctccagtagATCACAGTGCATGCTCTCAGAGTGGGTGTGGCCCATAGGCTCCGACCAGGAAGGAATGTCCAAGAGGGAGGCCACTGATAGGTCTTCCTCAGAGACGGCAGGGGGCGGCCTGCGGTCTGACTCCACCATCCGCACCAGTCTGGGGCTGTCTACATCCTCTTGCACTAAGGAGAGGGCGACTGACACTGAGAAGAGAAAACAAGAGAAAACAGAGTGAGAATCATCTCTTATGTCATCTTCTTGATGATAAGAGAGATTGTATCACCATCCCATCTTCAACTTAGACAATAGCGTCACAGTGTACGTCAGAGTGTTAGCTGACCCTAACCTGGAGCCTTTGCAGTTCCTTGTTCGCTGCCTCTGACTCAAGTGTGGAGTTGCTGCATACCTTCACTGTGATCCAGTGTCTTCTCTATCTCTGCATAGGTTCTAGAAGTTTGCTCCTGGACAGATTTGTTCATCTGTGTCTCAATGAGGTGGACTATATCCATACGGTTGATCTTGGTCAGTCTTTTTATCAGGCCATCCTCTGTAGAAAAAGAAACAGCTTACAAGTCAGTCATACGACACAACTCTTCAGTCTGGATGAATCAAAATAGAAACAATGTTTATGGTATACAGTAAAATAGAACAATGTTACTGTGATATAGGTAGAACAGACAtttcaagtttgatatcaggaGGTGTTGGCAGTCGGTACAATACATCAACGTTGGGGTTATAGTACAGACACTAAGAAGCTAATAGCCGTgagtggagagagcaggagcaTGTTAGCAGTAGGAGACAGAGGTTAGCTGCAGGTAGATAAGAGCAGGAAGGTTGTTGCTCCATTACCGGTGGCGTGCTTGCCCTCCCTCTGGGCCCAGCGCTGCAGCAGGGCCTGGCTCTGCTCCTGGAGGGAGTTGGGGTTCTCCGTCCTTACCTGCTGCATCTCATCCTCACTGAACTCCAGTTCCCGGGCCAGCTCTGAAAATAGCCAAGACAAACCGTACTGTCATTTAAACTATTCATTTGCAGACTGATTCAATTCaattatgaaatacattgcccaatacaatgtccatatcagcaATTTGATCGACcttttcacaaatgtaaaaaacgaTCCACCTCTAAGACGATTTGACAAGAAAGTACCTGTCCAGCTGAAGCCAAGCAGGTCGGCAATGATAGCCAGAGTCTCCTCTTTCCTGTCCGCATCATCCTGCCaatccactacacacacagccaggaccCAATATTACACTTAAGTCATCACATTCCACGACAGAAAACACCATCTAAATATTTGACATTTAGTGTAATAGCACAATGATTATTTTTACTTCCATATTTTTGGATTTCAATATATATGGCCTCAATGTTATAGGCTGTAGAACAAATGGTTTGTGGAAAGTGAAATGGATCATGAGACTGAGGTGAAAAGTAGTTCTGATCCATATACTGTTATTAGATCAACTTCTGTGTGGTCACAATGGATGTATTAGTGTGGCTGATTAGTGCATAAGCAATGGCAAAAGGGTATTAATCAAAGTATTAATAAAGCTGTGTTAAGATTAGTGAAGCTGCATTATTTCTCCTTGCCTCATACCATCACGTTTCACAACCCAATGGGTATTTGAGATAATTTATATAACGATTCCAGTCAATCTTGAGATTTCATGAACATACAGACatgtatgaaaaaaacaaacaatagaaAGAATACAGCACAAGATGAAACACAGAACAAaacacgacaacacacaaatgtacacaactGAAAAGTGACCAATGAATTATCTTGGGAAAATAAAGATCTTGCTGCCACGAAGCAGAGTAGGAGGAAAGGAAGATAAGCACAGACCCATACAGGCTCGGGGGGGAGGATACCTTGATGTTGCTCTGGAGTTTGGTCGTCGACGATTCGCTGCATCTGAGTTTCCACTGTGTCGTCCCAGATGGGTCTCGACTCAAAGACGTCCTCTGTCACAGATGAGGGTCGTGCCCCAAGAGGGAGCCTAGTTTTGGGATCAGAACTAAAAGAGATCGGACTGTCGTATTTGAAGATAACAGAATGTGGACTCTTGGGATCAGCACTACTGACATCTGTGTACACGGCAGATCTGACAGAAGGCTCTGGAACGTCAGAGAGCTGGTCTCCGTCAGCTTGAGAGGAAAAGCAAGCACTTTGTTTCTGTTTGACAGGAAGTCGGGAGGGGAGAGGTGTTGATTTACCAGAGGGGTTATCCCTGTCAGAAAGACTCCTACTGTCTTTTCCCACATCTTTACAAGTCTTAACATCAGCCTCTGATCTAGTCCTGCGCTCCTGGTCTGAGGATTGCTCCTGGGTGTATTTCATAGAACCCGTTTTTAAAGGTATCTTTGATTTGAACTTTCCAGTCTCCTTAGTTGTACTATGCTGATTCGATGACAACGGCGGAGGTGACTCCTGAAAATCTGCAGAGATGTCAGAGGCTGCTGACACACTAGAGGGTGACACCTTGGCTTCAGCTGCAGTGGGCACCTCGATAACTGAGCAcagatcctcctcctcctcttcttcttcatcttccGGGGATGATTCGGAGGaatccagggtctggtctgagTATACAGAGCGGGTGACAGTGGATGTAGCGGTTTGAAGGTCGGCTATGGTGGAGTCTAGATAACCAAACTCCAGTTCTGTGGGGATCGTTATGTCTTTCTGAGGGTCCCAGACGTAACGGTCTGGAGAACCTAAATGAGAGTCAGTAGAACTTGGCATGCCTGCTTTCAGCAGTGGGTTTCCACTTGCTGGTACATCAGCAGAGTCGGATGGCTCTGTTCTACACAGGCCTCTAGGCATTGGGACAGGGATTTTGATGTGAGCAACCTCAGCCGGTGGTGAAGTTGACTCCACAGCCAAAGGTGTGCTTGGAAGAGGTGACTCAGAGAGATCTTTGGTTTGTCCCACTCTAGCGTCTTCCCCTGCAATCACATCTACGGGGTGATCACCTATGTGGAAAAACTCAAACCCTTCACCTTCCTCACAGCTTCTCCTAGTCATGTCAATGGCACCCCCTCTTGTCATCTCGAAGAGCTTCCCTTCTTGGAACTGAAAAGGGCTTGGGGTTCCCTCTTCAGTTGGTGTCCGGCCTGGTGTGGTGTCAGGGGTTCGCAGCTCCGCAGCAATTCCCAGAATCCTCTGTTCCTCCGCCTCCACACGAGCATTGAATgcttcatcatcctcctcctcctcctcagtgcaATCAGTCAAAGAGCTCCAAGGCACTAATTCTCCACAAACCGTCATTTCATCAGACTGCATCTCTAATATGTCTTTTTCTCCATATGCACCCTCTCTTCTGTGTTCATCTATGCACATTTCTGGTTTATATGCAACTTCTGAGTCCCCCTGCTCTTTATCAACTTTCTCATATTTATTTCCACAGCTCGGTTGACTGTCTGACACCCTTTCATCTGACAGACTGACACTTAACTGTGACTGATCAtgtttgtcctccctctctgtggatCCCATCTCTTTAGTATTGTCCATGACATCCTCACTCAAGTCCTCTGtggaaaatgtttcttttttcttgATTAAATCATCATTAGTCTGACAGGCTGTCTGAGAATCTATTGAGACTCTCGCAAATAACGTAGTATCACAGTAACCTGGACCTTTACTTTCATCATCTACATGTGGTGATGAAGGCTGCATTCCAGAGAAATGTTCAACATCGTGAGCATTTGATTCCCTTAGGTAAACCTCTTCAGCCTCCCTGTCAGTTGGGATACTGTCAGTGTACATTCCTTCTTCATATTCTCCCGTCTCTGATAAAAATGAGGCACCTGAGAATTTACTACCTTTCCTGATTTTGTCTTCCTCATCCATTTCCTCAAATGTTTTTATCTTGGTGGCCATTTTGAACATCTCCTCCTCTGGTGTGATCTGCCTTTGGGCAGCCTCATCATCTTCTTGAACCCCATCTATTTCAATACCATGGACTAGTTGGTCATCACCCTCTTCCTCATAAATGCTTCTGTCATAGGCATAACAAGCTTTAAGCTGGGAGGCATAGTCCTCATAAACAGCTGCCTTTCTTGGTGTATCTTGATCATTTTCTTGAAAGATGGGCCGTGCTGTGTACGGTTTTGGTTCAGTTGGACTTCCTTCTAGTGAGTCTGGGCAGGGAGAATCCCCAGTTGGGCTTGGGTCAATAGAATCAGGAGATTTATTGGAAGATCTGTCCTCTATGTTTGGACTGTTCTCCAGCGAGTCTCTGTGGGAAGGACATCTCTCCAGGTCATCCATGGGTACTGTGTGTGAAGTCTCCAAGTCTAAAGGTCTGATAGGAAGACCTAAATAATCAGGTCCGTACACCAACCCTCTTTCAATTGACTTGTCTGACTTGCTTTCATGTACCTCTAGAGTCTTCTGACTGGCCTCAGCACAGGCTTGGTGTGTTAAAATTAAGTCTTGGTTGTCCAGGTCAGTGTGTATGACATCTAGTGATTCTCTTACCTCGCTGGTATGCCAGTCCTTTAGAGCGGTAGTTGAGGccatgtgtgtgtcatgctcAGAGCCATGTGTAGTAGGAACAGTCTTAGATGACTTCTGCAGATGAACTGTGAGATCCTCTGAGTCACTGTTTGATGAATAAGTACCAGTCTGCATGTGTTCCTCCTCTCTAGAGAATGCATAATCCTTCCATTCTCCCTCCATATCATGCACTTGGTTCACTGTTCCTTTTTCTGTGTTTTCCTCCAACATGTTTTCCTCATATGTGTACAATGTCAGGGTTTCTTGTTTGCAGCCCCGTGTCAGAAACACCTGTTCAAACTTCTCCAGTTCTATGGTGTCCTCCTCTGGTTGGCAAGCAGCGACCACCGGCTGCTTTTCTAGGTAGTGCTCCAAGTCTCCAGTGAGGAGTGATGCCATGCCAGACATGTCCTTCATTGTTGTAGCTGGAATGGAGGTCTTTCTCTCAAGTTTAACTTCCTGTATTACAGGCTCCATGCTTTTAACATCTGAAGAGGTCACAATCTCTGGTTTGTGACCTTTTGGAAGTATTATTTGTTCTAATCTCTCCTGGATGATAGTTTCTTCCTCTGGTTGGCTTGAAGTGACTACGGGCTGCTCATCCAGATACCGGTCCAAGTCTCCAGTGAGGAGTGACTCCATGCCAGACATGTCCTTCACTGTTGAACCCTTAATGGAGGTCTTTCTCTCAAGCTTGACTTCCTGTGCTACAGACTCCTCAGCTAAAATGTTATAAGTAATCTCTTTGGCATCTTCAAAATCTGCATGAGTTTCAGCAATTGACTTGTCTGACTTGCTTTCATGTACCTCTAGAGTCTTCTGACTGGCCTCAGCACAGGCTTGGTCTGTTAAAATGGAGTCTTGGTTGTCCAGGTCAGTGTGTATGACATGTAGTGATTCTCTTACCTCGCTGGTATGCCAGTCCTTTAGAGCGGTAGTTGAGGccatgtgtgtgtcatgctcAGAGCCATGTGTAGTAGGAACAGTCTTAGATGACTTCTGCAGGTGAACTGTGAGATCCTCTGAGTCACTGTTTGATGAATAAGTACCAGTCTGCATGTGTTCCTCCTCTCTAGAGAATGCATAATCCTTCCATTCTCCTTCCATATTTTCCTTCAACATGTTTTCCTCATCTGTGTACAATGTCAGGGTTTCTTGTTTGCGGCCCCGTGTCAGAAACACCTGTTCAAACTTCTCCAGTTCTATGGTGTCCTCCTCTGGTTGGCAAGCAGCGACCACAGGCTGCTTTTCTAGGTAGTGCTCCAAGTCTCCAGTGAGGAGTGATGCCATGCCAGACATGTCCTTCACTGTTGTAGCTGGAATGGAGGTCTTTCTCTCAAGCTTGACTTCCTGTATTACAGGCTCCATGCTCTTAACATCTGAAGAGGTCATCATGTCTGGTTTGTGACCCTTTGCAAGTATTATTTGTTCAAATCTCTCCTGGATGATAGTTTCGTCCTCTGGTTGGCTTGAAGTGACTACGGGCTGCTCATCCAGATACCGGTCCAAGTCTCCAGTGAGGAGTGACTCTATGCCAGACATGTCCTTCACTGTTGAAGCCTTAATGAAGGTCTTTCTCTCAAGCTTGACTTCCTGTGCTACAGACTCCTCAGCTAAAATGTTATGAGTAATCTCTTTAGCATCTTCAAAATCTGCATGAGTTTCAGCAATTGACTTGTCTGACTTGCTTTCATGTACCTCTAGAGTCTTCTGACTGGCCTCAGCACAGGCTTGGTCTGTTAAAATGGAGTCTTGGTTGTCCAGGTCAGTGTGTATGACATCTAGTGATTCTCTTACCTCGCTGGTATGCCAGTCCTTTAGAGCGGTAGTTGAGGccatgtgtgtgtcatgctcAGAGCCATGTGTAGTAGGAACAGTCTTAGATGACTTCTGCAGGTGAACTGTGAGATCCTCTGAGTCACTGTTTGATGAATAAGTACCAGTCTGCATGTGTTCCTCCTCTCTAGAGAATGCATAATCCTTCCATTCTCCTTCCATATTTTCCTCCAACATGTTTTCCTCATCTGTGTACAATGTCAGGGTTTCTTGTTTGCGGCCCCGTGTCAGAAACACCTGTTCAAACTTCTCCAGTTCTATGGTGTCCTCCTCTGGTTGGCAAGCAGCGACCACAGGCTGCTTTTCTAGGTAGTGCTCCAAGTCTCCAGTGAGGAGTGATGCCATGCCAGACATGTCCTTCACTGTTGTAGCTGGAATGGAGGTCTTTCTCTCAATCTTGACTTCCTGTAATACAGGCTCCATGCTCTTAACATCTGAAGAGGTCATCATTTCTGGTTTGTGACCCTTTGCAAGTATTATTTGTTCAAATCTCTCCTGGATGATAGTCTCTTCCTCTGGTTGGCTTGAAGTGACAATGGGCTGCTCATCCAGATACCGGTCCAAGTCTCTAGTGAGGAGTGACTCCATGCCAGACATGTCTTTCACTGTCGCAACCTTAATGGAAGTCTTTCTCTCAAGCTTGACTTCCTGTGCTACAGACTCCTCAGCTAAAATGTTATGAGTAATCTCTTTGGCGTCTTCAAAATCTGCATGAGTTTCAGCAAAATGTAATTGGTCACCAGAAACTTCTTTCACTGTATCTTCTTTACCTTTGTCTACTTCAACTGTCTTCATATCTTCCAAAGACATGTTTTCATCTTTAGAAGAGAAGGTGATGTCGTCTAGGTCCGTTTGGGTCATATCTACTAGCGATTCATGTTTCTCACTGTCTCCAGAGCTTGAGTGTGGCGTCCTGCGACCCACACTGCTGACTGACGTACGCCCCATAGCTATTCTTTCCCCATAGCTATTATGTTCCAGACTCTCTGAGCTTGAGTGTGGCGTCCTGTGACCCACACTACTGACTGACGCACGCCCCATAGCTATTCTTTCCCCATAGCTATTATGTTCCAGACTCTCTGAGCTTGCAACCACATCTCTCACATGACACTCACTCTTAGAGTAAAAGTCACCGTCGTCATCGCTTACACACTCACTGAAGTAAGCGGTAGGGTGGGTGTCATGGATTCCAGCAAAGAACTCCTTATTAGTGGTGTTCAGTTGGTGGTTCTTGTCACGTGTGGATGAGGTCTGTCTGAACAGCTGGTACTCAGGactctcctccagctcagcctTGATATCAGCACTGAAGTCCTCGGAGGGTCTTCTGTCTGGGCTGATCTGTAAGTCTTCAGATCGCCTCCTGTCAGTCTCTGTCTCGTCCTTTAGCATCTTATCTGAGCTAATTTCTGCTTTTACTAAAGTATTTCTTTCAGAACTAAGCTCAGTGCAGCCTGGGTGAGGCTGGTCTATAGTGATACCCGACTGTTGAACGCTTGAAGAATCCTTCTCTGACTCTTCAGAGAGTGCCCTTGCTGGGCTTTTAGTTACCTCACCTGGTGTTGTATTGTCATCATGTGGAAGGATGTTACCCTCTGGGAAGAGGATTGTGGGAGTCTGAAATTTTGATGAGGGGTAGTCGCTGGGCTCAGCTCTTTGGGTCTCATCAGAGACTACAGCATCATAGTCCAATGTTGAGATTGTTATGTCAGAAGAGGTCACAGCTTTGTGTTCAAAAAGCCCAGCTTTGTTCTTGGAAGGGTCCTGCCCTGTTTGGAATGCCTTCATCAGCTCCCGAACAGACATGGTCTcttccagcctctctgtctgagACCTGGGAGATTTGGGTGTTTTGGGAAGGTCAGGCATCTCGGTCACTTTTGCTTCTTTCATGGTAGCGATGGTTTTAACCTGAGTGACCGTCACCTGCTCATGcttcttcttcctttcttctccctcttcttcttctaccTTCTTCTGCAAAGCTTTCACCCTTTCTTTAATTGAGCCAATTGGGGTTTCAACCACCCGGGGTGACACTGGTGGCTCCATGGCTAGGGATGGTCCAGAGGCAGGCTCCCATTGAGAACCCTCTACCGCTGGGATTGATTCAGGACCAGGTTGGCCTAGAACCACATCACCATCCAGAGACTCCTGCGAGCTCATCCTCTCCAGCTCACCCTCTGAGCTGCTGCATCCAGAACGTTCCCTGTCCCTTAGCTTCTTCCTAATGGGCTTCTTAATTTCTGGGGGATGGCGTTTCCCATTCTTCTGCAGGGCAACATCTTGGACAATGTCCTCCTCTGGTTGACTTTTAGTTGCCACTGGTATTTGTTCCACATTCTGGTCCACACTAAGGTGTGTCACCATCCCTGACATGTCTCTGACGTCTACAGTCTGCCGGGAGGACGACTTCTCAATCCGGAGATCTTGTACCAGCGGCTCCTGAGCAACGGGAGCAGTCATGCCTTTGGTCTCTACAACATCAGTCTGTGACAGGAGAACCCACCCGCTATCCTCTATTTTTGGACTTTCTATTGTGTAAACGGTGACCACATCTCCTAGTAAAATCTCTTCAATCTTCTCCAGGTTGTCTTTCACCTGCCCCATGATCTTTAAAGTCTCTCctgactccccctcctcctccagccctctaaACTGTTCTCTTCTCCCTTGGACAGAAGAGCTTGCATGTTCCACTGGGTCATATGTCAAGATAGTGGACATTTTAATTAGGTCATGTTTCATATCGGAGACGTCGGAGAGGAGGTCTGGGCTCGCCAGAGTAGCAGGGTCTAGAACCTGGTTGCTTTGCAAGGTGAACGTTTCGGTCGATTCCGTTTCATCATCTTCCATTATAGAAAAGCAGACAACCGAAAGAAAGGTGAATAACAGAAGGGGAAGTGGATTGGGAAGAAGAGACATCGGAAAACTATGGTCAGGGCAGAAATATCACAATCTATCGTTGGTTCAAAGAGTAAGACAGCAGGTTTTCGGGACAAGATGAATTGTAAGATCCAAAAGACTTCAAACGGGATTTGGGGCAGCAACAGCATAAGCGAAGCAAACAGAGGAGAAGGGATAGAGGTAAGATATGGGCTGGAAATAACTTGAGTATACTCTACAGTCAATTTAGTGTGTTTGACTACACATCCGTACATATGACACAGCAAATGTCTGTGGACATGAACAGCTGAGGGGACAGAGACTATACAGTATATTGAACAAATGGACAAAGAGACAGTGGATTCACAAGAACGAGGCATCTCAAGATTGTTCTAGACATAAACGGGGAATCACATTCACTGACAAAAAAATGTAAGAAAAGTAGACTACCTTTGTGGAAAGAtacaatgtatatatataaatgcatGCAAAATGGATCTATTGTATACTGTATCTATTGAAAGTCCATGTGCTGGAAGGGGTTGTTCAGTGCTTTAATTTGTGTTAAGAAATATAGTACACTGAAAATATGAATACCCTTGTAGTATCATTAAAGCTAGATCAGTATTACAGTGTATTTGTAAAGTGGAAAATGAAATGGCTACACAGGTCAATTGGGTCTCTTAAAGATGCAGCTTTTCAAGAGAACTACTAAATTATGTTGAAACTACGCCTACAGAAGGTGAAGTA
The Hypomesus transpacificus isolate Combined female chromosome 22, fHypTra1, whole genome shotgun sequence genome window above contains:
- the ank2a gene encoding ankyrin-2 isoform X2; the encoded protein is MGRASVSSVGHRTPHSSSESLEHNSYGERIAMGRTSVSSVGRRTPHSSSGDSEKHESLVDMTQTDLDDITFSSKDENMSLEDMKTVEVDKGKEDTVKEVSGDQLHFAETHADFEDAKEITHNILAEESVAQEVKLERKTSIKVATVKDMSGMESLLTRDLDRYLDEQPIVTSSQPEEETIIQERFEQIILAKGHKPEMMTSSDVKSMEPVLQEVKIERKTSIPATTVKDMSGMASLLTGDLEHYLEKQPVVAACQPEEDTIELEKFEQVFLTRGRKQETLTLYTDEENMLEENMEGEWKDYAFSREEEHMQTGTYSSNSDSEDLTVHLQKSSKTVPTTHGSEHDTHMASTTALKDWHTSEVRESLDVIHTDLDNQDSILTDQACAEASQKTLEVHESKSDKSIAETHADFEDAKEITHNILAEESVAQEVKLERKTFIKASTVKDMSGIESLLTGDLDRYLDEQPVVTSSQPEDETIIQERFEQIILAKGHKPDMMTSSDVKSMEPVIQEVKLERKTSIPATTVKDMSGMASLLTGDLEHYLEKQPVVAACQPEEDTIELEKFEQVFLTRGRKQETLTLYTDEENMLKENMEGEWKDYAFSREEEHMQTGTYSSNSDSEDLTVHLQKSSKTVPTTHGSEHDTHMASTTALKDWHTSEVRESLHVIHTDLDNQDSILTDQACAEASQKTLEVHESKSDKSIAETHADFEDAKEITYNILAEESVAQEVKLERKTSIKGSTVKDMSGMESLLTGDLDRYLDEQPVVTSSQPEEETIIQERLEQIILPKGHKPEIVTSSDVKSMEPVIQEVKLERKTSIPATTMKDMSGMASLLTGDLEHYLEKQPVVAACQPEEDTIELEKFEQVFLTRGCKQETLTLYTYEENMLEENTEKGTVNQVHDMEGEWKDYAFSREEEHMQTGTYSSNSDSEDLTVHLQKSSKTVPTTHGSEHDTHMASTTALKDWHTSEVRESLDVIHTDLDNQDLILTHQACAEASQKTLEVHESKSDKSIERGLVYGPDYLGLPIRPLDLETSHTVPMDDLERCPSHRDSLENSPNIEDRSSNKSPDSIDPSPTGDSPCPDSLEGSPTEPKPYTARPIFQENDQDTPRKAAVYEDYASQLKACYAYDRSIYEEEGDDQLVHGIEIDGVQEDDEAAQRQITPEEEMFKMATKIKTFEEMDEEDKIRKGSKFSGASFLSETGEYEEGMYTDSIPTDREAEEVYLRESNAHDVEHFSGMQPSSPHVDDESKGPGYCDTTLFARVSIDSQTACQTNDDLIKKKETFSTEDLSEDVMDNTKEMGSTEREDKHDQSQLSVSLSDERVSDSQPSCGNKYEKVDKEQGDSEVAYKPEMCIDEHRREGAYGEKDILEMQSDEMTVCGELVPWSSLTDCTEEEEEDDEAFNARVEAEEQRILGIAAELRTPDTTPGRTPTEEGTPSPFQFQEGKLFEMTRGGAIDMTRRSCEEGEGFEFFHIGDHPVDVIAGEDARVGQTKDLSESPLPSTPLAVESTSPPAEVAHIKIPVPMPRGLCRTEPSDSADVPASGNPLLKAGMPSSTDSHLGSPDRYVWDPQKDITIPTELEFGYLDSTIADLQTATSTVTRSVYSDQTLDSSESSPEDEEEEEEEDLCSVIEVPTAAEAKVSPSSVSAASDISADFQESPPPLSSNQHSTTKETGKFKSKIPLKTGSMKYTQEQSSDQERRTRSEADVKTCKDVGKDSRSLSDRDNPSGKSTPLPSRLPVKQKQSACFSSQADGDQLSDVPEPSVRSAVYTDVSSADPKSPHSVIFKYDSPISFSSDPKTRLPLGARPSSVTEDVFESRPIWDDTVETQMQRIVDDQTPEQHQVDWQDDADRKEETLAIIADLLGFSWTELARELEFSEDEMQQVRTENPNSLQEQSQALLQRWAQREGKHATEDGLIKRLTKINRMDIVHLIETQMNKSVQEQTSRTYAEIEKTLDHSEVSVALSLVQEDVDSPRLVRMVESDRRPPPAVSEEDLSVASLLDIPSWSEPMGHTHSESMHCDLLEELEIPHELNPNVWTSEDVMTQESKALDNIDEQVPTDYPMKDLSESSEHEHVVLEHSTTDEIPSMSLKLRNILPSEALELRDFSQEPSPLTVEGSRLSQEGHRKPSKQSRDSSTSSSPSHTPVIPDLLSHMSQDSSDLGEDLPTSESVSPKLDQLLSELEDIKSKFRPETLLPIDPLASESSEDSPEILQPYIEFKDLSPEDDRQFCEGEKASIHLAETPTEAELLTLGDPSQSHVTEPQVFRITPDLIKTSTEPTQVLADPVYFSDLSPLASMLTHRAVNCDISGSSADTTINSKSDRIPESSEKCCEAQEMCSEFNVQIQEFQTLRHDVPTGDASSDLWTDSAATDELTVPEHKHEVLEDEYIKPVSVEKSNIERCQVFNEVEDSTDEQSNVGSYNPTQKTQELSILRIKSPPETNQYQEPFPKPVSVTAEAVTDYRLFNLEELTPFSSPNCDNTSSKEVKVKVNSEGTSSDSTTPVDMDPPSTQTSSAKPGVQTLSTQDEDLSVELSVSPQYNETYASPSNQYKPKPPMYVDIVQGSMHKEDSDTESYFDCKQAFSDFSENERDEPKKRSNLSQAGSQPGRLCDQQRKHPKGTVRFSLGRPECGSLLSSGSEDFDDVQEPPDEPSKVTQELSHTEESFFEASQELPVGQTPFCDQEDSMWREMAADIDATSESSDEDFLTTRVVRRKVIIKADEMPDLPPQTVTEEHYTDEHGHMVVKKVTRKIIRKCVSADGMEREEVTVEGSPQGSVSVAEGDSYSRVVKRTVLRSEGDHTEVTFTDGVPGSGEELLGGHKVSRVEQTSVVEGERRETHHGDPSLTSDLPSAREDFSMGPDA